A DNA window from Synechococcales cyanobacterium T60_A2020_003 contains the following coding sequences:
- a CDS encoding thioredoxin family protein, whose product MSSDRTVIKFSSEDCGICHKMAFYDQKVAEELGLGFVDVKMQDTATYRKYRKILLAQYPDKADMGWPTYLVCDNPEGEFSILGEVKGGHPKGEFRSRLQEVLNSAST is encoded by the coding sequence ATGAGCAGCGATCGCACTGTAATTAAATTCTCATCTGAAGACTGCGGTATTTGTCACAAAATGGCGTTTTATGACCAGAAGGTGGCGGAAGAACTCGGCCTCGGTTTTGTGGATGTCAAGATGCAAGACACCGCCACCTATCGCAAATATCGCAAAATCCTCCTAGCCCAGTATCCCGACAAAGCCGATATGGGGTGGCCTACGTATTTAGTGTGCGACAATCCCGAAGGGGAGTTTTCCATCCTTGGGGAAGTCAAAGGCGGACATCCTAAAGGCGAGTTCCGCAGCCGACTC